Proteins encoded in a region of the Pseudomonas viciae genome:
- a CDS encoding cytochrome o ubiquinol oxidase subunit III has protein sequence MSNLVTTVGHAHGHDHGHDDHHHDSGEMTVFGFWLYLMTDCILFASIFAVYAVLVNNVAGGPSGHDIFELPYVLGETALLLFSSITYGFAMLALFKGKKSQVLGWLGMTFLLGAGFIGMEINEFHILIAEGYGPSRSGFLSGFFTLVGTHGLHVTSGLIWMAIMMYQVHKNGLTATNKTRLSCLSLFWHFLDVVWICVFTVVYLMGTL, from the coding sequence ATGTCGAACTTAGTGACCACTGTTGGACACGCCCATGGTCATGACCATGGGCACGATGACCATCACCACGACTCGGGCGAGATGACCGTATTCGGTTTCTGGCTCTACCTGATGACCGACTGCATTCTGTTTGCGTCGATCTTCGCGGTGTACGCGGTGCTGGTAAACAACGTCGCCGGTGGCCCGTCGGGCCACGACATCTTCGAGCTGCCGTACGTGCTGGGCGAAACCGCCCTGCTGCTGTTCAGCTCGATCACCTACGGCTTCGCCATGCTGGCGTTGTTCAAAGGCAAGAAGAGCCAGGTGCTGGGCTGGTTGGGCATGACCTTCCTGCTGGGTGCCGGCTTTATCGGCATGGAGATCAACGAGTTCCACATCCTGATCGCCGAAGGCTACGGCCCTAGCCGCAGCGGCTTCCTGTCCGGGTTCTTCACCCTGGTCGGCACCCACGGTCTGCACGTGACCAGCGGTCTGATCTGGATGGCGATCATGATGTACCAGGTCCACAAAAACGGCCTGACCGCTACCAACAAGACGCGCCTGAGCTGCCTGAGCCTGTTCTGGCACTTCCTGGACGTGGTGTGGATCTGCGTATTCACCGTTGTTTATCTGATGGGGACCCTGTAA
- a CDS encoding MFS transporter codes for MTCEAQAIATPSDKAVRQASAAHPPRLSRPLTLLFSLTCALAVANVYFVQPLLDSIAHSLHVAPRLIGIAVTATQIGYALGLVFIVPLGDLINRKGLMITQTLLSALALTAVGFATHWSMLLGAMVMVGLMAVLVQVIVAYAAALASPQQRGQAVGTVTSGVVLGILLARFTSGLIADLAGWRAVYFVSAGLMLALAMVLARTVPSTRQPRFNHSYPALLWSMLTLFATERTLRIRGVLALLIFAAFSVLWTAMVLPLSAPPLSLSHTQIGLFGLAGLAGALAASKAGRWADRGLGRRTTGVALTLLTLSWLPTAFTQTSLVALVVGVIVLDFAVQAIHVTSQSLIFAARPDAQSRLVGAYMCFYSIGSALGAAAATQVYAQWGWGAVCLLGALISASALAYWAWTDFIPAPDSGSRP; via the coding sequence ATGACCTGCGAAGCGCAAGCGATTGCGACGCCATCCGACAAAGCTGTCCGGCAAGCGTCAGCCGCCCACCCACCCAGGCTGTCTCGGCCGCTGACGTTGTTGTTCTCCCTGACCTGCGCATTGGCGGTGGCGAATGTCTACTTCGTCCAGCCACTGCTCGATTCGATTGCCCACAGCCTGCACGTTGCGCCGCGGCTCATCGGCATCGCAGTGACGGCGACCCAGATCGGTTATGCCCTGGGCCTGGTGTTCATCGTTCCCCTGGGGGACTTGATCAATCGCAAGGGCCTGATGATCACCCAGACGCTACTGTCGGCCCTGGCGCTCACCGCCGTGGGGTTTGCCACACACTGGTCGATGTTGCTGGGAGCAATGGTCATGGTGGGTTTGATGGCCGTGCTGGTCCAGGTCATTGTGGCCTACGCCGCCGCCCTTGCCTCGCCGCAGCAGCGCGGGCAAGCGGTCGGCACGGTGACCAGCGGCGTGGTGCTGGGCATCCTGCTGGCCCGGTTCACATCGGGGCTCATTGCAGATCTGGCCGGGTGGAGGGCGGTGTACTTTGTATCAGCGGGGCTGATGCTGGCGTTGGCTATGGTGCTGGCCCGGACAGTCCCTTCGACCCGCCAACCCCGGTTCAACCATTCATACCCTGCGCTGCTATGGTCCATGCTCACATTGTTCGCCACGGAGCGTACCTTGAGGATCAGGGGTGTCCTGGCCTTGCTGATCTTCGCCGCGTTTAGCGTGTTATGGACCGCCATGGTGCTGCCTCTGAGCGCACCGCCCCTCTCGCTGTCCCATACCCAGATCGGCCTGTTTGGCCTGGCGGGCCTAGCCGGCGCCCTGGCCGCCTCGAAGGCTGGGCGCTGGGCCGACCGAGGCCTGGGCCGACGCACCACGGGCGTGGCCCTGACGTTGTTGACACTGTCATGGCTGCCCACGGCGTTCACCCAAACCTCGTTAGTGGCGCTGGTGGTCGGCGTCATTGTCCTGGATTTCGCGGTACAGGCCATCCATGTCACCAGCCAGAGCCTGATTTTCGCCGCTCGCCCCGATGCCCAAAGCCGTCTAGTGGGCGCCTATATGTGCTTTTATTCCATCGGCAGCGCCTTGGGAGCCGCCGCCGCGACCCAGGTTTATGCACAGTGGGGTTGGGGCGCGGTGTGCCTGCTGGGTGCGTTGATCAGTGCGAGCGCCTTGGCGTATTGGGCCTGGACCGATTTCATCCCTGCGCCAGACTCCGGCTCACGCCCCTGA
- the cyoE gene encoding heme o synthase: MSLKHFIQITKPGIIFGNVLSVAGGFFLASKGHVDLAIFLAAMIGTSLVVASGCVFNNCIDRDIDIKMERTKNRALVQGLIPVQLALAFATVLGVAGVALLYLVANPLAALFAVIGFVIYVGLYSLYLKRKSVHGTLVGSLSGAMPPVIGYVAVSNSFDMAALTLLVMFSLWQMPHSYAIAIFRFNDYLAASIPVLPVKRGIQVAKKHILLYILAFLVATLMLTFSGYAGMSYLAVAAAMGMYWLYMAWTGYKAVDDTVWARKLFVFSIFTITALSVMMSLDFKVPGELLLTYAP, encoded by the coding sequence ATGTCCTTAAAGCACTTTATCCAAATCACCAAGCCGGGGATCATTTTCGGTAACGTGCTTTCTGTGGCGGGCGGATTTTTCCTGGCCTCGAAAGGGCATGTCGATCTGGCCATCTTCCTGGCGGCGATGATCGGCACTTCCCTGGTGGTAGCGTCCGGTTGCGTGTTCAACAACTGCATCGACCGCGACATTGACATCAAGATGGAGCGCACCAAGAACCGCGCGCTGGTCCAGGGCCTGATCCCGGTGCAACTGGCCCTGGCGTTCGCCACGGTGCTGGGCGTGGCCGGCGTGGCGCTGTTGTACCTGGTGGCCAACCCGTTGGCGGCGCTGTTCGCGGTGATTGGCTTTGTGATCTATGTCGGTCTCTACAGCCTGTACCTCAAGCGCAAGTCGGTTCACGGCACGCTGGTGGGCAGCTTGTCGGGGGCGATGCCGCCGGTGATCGGTTATGTCGCGGTGAGCAACAGTTTCGACATGGCTGCGCTGACGCTGCTGGTGATGTTCAGCCTGTGGCAGATGCCGCATTCCTATGCCATCGCGATCTTCCGCTTCAACGACTACCTGGCGGCCTCGATTCCGGTGCTGCCGGTCAAGCGTGGCATCCAGGTAGCCAAGAAGCACATCCTGCTCTACATCCTGGCCTTCCTGGTGGCGACCTTGATGCTGACCTTCAGCGGCTACGCCGGGATGAGCTACCTCGCCGTCGCCGCCGCCATGGGCATGTACTGGCTGTACATGGCCTGGACCGGCTACAAGGCGGTGGATGACACGGTCTGGGCGCGCAAGCTGTTCGTGTTCTCGATCTTCACCATCACCGCTCTTAGCGTCATGATGTCCCTGGACTTCAAAGTGCCGGGTGAGCTGCTGCTGACCTACGCACCTTAA
- the cyoD gene encoding cytochrome o ubiquinol oxidase subunit IV has product MANAHSHDGHDAGHGSVKSYAIGFILSVILTVIPFGLVMYPTLPKSLTLWIILIFAVVQVLVHLVYFLHLDRSAAQRNNVVAFVFAAIVIVLLVGLSLWIMFSIHTNMMAH; this is encoded by the coding sequence ATGGCTAACGCTCATTCCCATGATGGTCACGACGCCGGCCACGGCAGCGTCAAGTCCTACGCCATCGGTTTCATCCTGTCGGTGATCCTGACCGTCATTCCGTTCGGCCTGGTGATGTACCCGACGCTGCCCAAAAGCCTGACCCTGTGGATCATCCTGATCTTCGCCGTGGTCCAGGTTCTGGTGCATCTGGTGTACTTCCTGCACCTGGACCGCTCCGCCGCCCAGCGTAACAACGTGGTCGCGTTTGTCTTTGCCGCGATCGTGATTGTCCTGCTGGTTGGCCTGTCGTTGTGGATCATGTTCAGCATCCACACCAACATGATGGCGCACTGA
- a CDS encoding toxin: MRTLFFETTTFTATVGHYLTDDEYRLLQSYMLQHPEVGDVMPRTGGFRKLRWFDERRGKGKRGGLRVIYYWLMNDRQFWMFAIYDKDELENLTSEQEKTLKRAIEAELKVRGTL; this comes from the coding sequence ATGCGTACCCTGTTTTTTGAAACGACTACGTTCACCGCCACGGTTGGCCATTACCTGACTGACGATGAATATCGCCTGCTTCAGTCCTATATGCTGCAGCATCCAGAGGTCGGTGACGTCATGCCACGTACTGGCGGCTTTCGTAAGCTGCGCTGGTTCGATGAACGTCGTGGTAAAGGGAAGCGCGGTGGGTTGCGAGTCATTTACTATTGGCTCATGAACGATCGTCAGTTTTGGATGTTCGCGATTTATGACAAGGACGAGTTGGAAAACCTGACCTCCGAGCAAGAGAAGACGCTCAAGCGCGCCATAGAAGCTGAGTTGAAAGTACGAGGTACCTTATGA
- the cyoB gene encoding cytochrome o ubiquinol oxidase subunit I: protein MFGKLSWEAIPFHEPIVMVTLAIIALGGLALFAGITYFKKWTYLWTEWLTSVDHKKIGVMYIIVAMVMLLRGFADAIMMRTQLAMATEGSPGYLPPEHYDQIFTAHGVIMIIFMAMPFFTGLMNLAVPLQIGARDVAYPFLNSLSFWLLVSGVVLINLSLGVGEFAKTGWVAYPPLSGLQYSPGVGMDYYIWALQLSGLGTTLTGVNFLATVLKMRTPGMKLMDMPIFTWTCTWANVLIVASFPILTATLALLTLDRYMDFHIFTNELGGNPMMYVNLFWAWGHPEVYILILPAFGIFSEVISTFSGKKLFGHHSMIYASGAISVLGFMVWLHHFFTMGSGASVNAFFGLATMLISIPTGVKLFNWLFTIYQGRLRFTSHVLWTLGFMVTFAIGGMTGVLLAIPGADFVLHNSLFVIAHFHNVIIGGAVFGYIAGFAFYFPKAFGFKLHEGWGKAAFWFWISGFFVAFMPLYALGFMGMTRRLNATTNPEWVPYLYVAMFGAVMIAVGIACQLIQLYVSVRDRKKPENMCEHGDPWNAHTLEWSTSSPPPFYNFAVLPKADVIDPFTEAKENGTAYQAPAKYAPIHMPNNTATGVVMGALLTVFGFAMIWHIWWLAIASLVGTVVYFTIHAARDDQGYMVPVDVIERIEAEQHKRLVAAGKVPANATRVETSLEQA from the coding sequence ATGTTTGGTAAATTAAGTTGGGAAGCGATCCCGTTCCACGAGCCGATTGTCATGGTGACCCTCGCCATCATCGCGCTCGGTGGTCTGGCGTTGTTCGCGGGGATTACCTACTTCAAGAAGTGGACCTACCTGTGGACCGAGTGGCTGACTTCGGTCGACCACAAGAAGATTGGCGTGATGTACATCATCGTCGCCATGGTCATGCTGCTGCGTGGTTTTGCCGACGCCATCATGATGCGCACCCAATTGGCCATGGCCACCGAGGGTTCGCCGGGCTACCTGCCGCCTGAACACTATGACCAGATCTTCACCGCCCACGGTGTGATCATGATCATCTTCATGGCGATGCCATTCTTCACCGGCCTGATGAACCTTGCAGTGCCGCTGCAGATCGGCGCGCGTGACGTTGCCTATCCGTTCCTGAACTCCCTGAGCTTCTGGCTGCTGGTTTCCGGCGTCGTGCTGATCAACCTGTCCCTGGGCGTTGGCGAATTCGCCAAGACCGGTTGGGTTGCCTATCCGCCGCTGTCGGGCCTGCAATACAGTCCGGGCGTGGGGATGGATTACTACATCTGGGCGCTACAGCTCTCCGGGTTGGGTACGACGCTGACGGGGGTCAACTTCCTGGCCACCGTGCTGAAAATGCGTACCCCGGGCATGAAGCTGATGGACATGCCGATCTTCACCTGGACCTGCACCTGGGCCAACGTACTGATCGTCGCTTCCTTCCCGATCCTGACCGCTACCCTGGCGCTGCTGACGCTTGACCGTTACATGGATTTCCACATTTTCACCAATGAACTGGGTGGAAATCCGATGATGTACGTCAACCTGTTCTGGGCCTGGGGTCACCCCGAGGTGTACATCCTGATTCTGCCGGCGTTCGGGATTTTCTCCGAAGTCATCTCGACCTTCTCCGGCAAGAAGCTGTTTGGCCATCACTCGATGATCTACGCTTCGGGCGCGATCTCGGTACTGGGCTTCATGGTCTGGCTGCACCACTTCTTCACCATGGGTTCGGGGGCCAGCGTCAACGCCTTCTTCGGCCTGGCGACAATGCTGATTTCGATCCCGACGGGGGTGAAGCTGTTCAACTGGCTGTTCACCATCTACCAGGGCCGTCTGCGTTTCACCAGCCATGTGCTGTGGACCCTGGGCTTCATGGTGACCTTCGCCATCGGCGGCATGACCGGCGTACTGCTGGCCATTCCGGGTGCTGACTTCGTGCTGCACAACAGCCTGTTCGTGATCGCGCACTTCCATAACGTGATCATCGGCGGCGCGGTGTTTGGCTACATCGCCGGTTTCGCCTTCTACTTCCCGAAAGCGTTCGGCTTCAAGCTGCACGAAGGTTGGGGCAAGGCAGCGTTCTGGTTCTGGATCTCGGGCTTCTTCGTCGCGTTCATGCCGCTCTATGCGCTGGGCTTCATGGGCATGACCCGTCGTCTGAACGCCACCACCAACCCTGAGTGGGTGCCGTACCTGTACGTCGCCATGTTCGGTGCGGTGATGATCGCCGTCGGTATCGCCTGCCAGTTGATCCAGCTATACGTCAGCGTGCGTGACCGCAAGAAGCCAGAGAACATGTGCGAACACGGCGACCCGTGGAATGCCCATACCCTGGAATGGTCGACCTCGTCGCCACCGCCGTTCTACAACTTTGCCGTGCTGCCAAAAGCCGACGTCATCGACCCGTTCACCGAAGCCAAGGAAAACGGTACCGCGTACCAGGCTCCGGCCAAGTACGCGCCGATCCACATGCCCAACAACACCGCCACCGGTGTGGTCATGGGCGCTCTGCTGACTGTGTTCGGTTTCGCGATGATCTGGCACATCTGGTGGCTGGCCATCGCCAGCCTCGTCGGCACCGTGGTGTATTTCACCATCCATGCCGCCCGTGACGATCAGGGCTACATGGTGCCGGTGGATGTCATCGAGCGCATCGAAGCCGAGCAGCACAAACGTCTGGTCGCGGCCGGGAAAGTCCCCGCCAACGCCACCCGTGTTGAAACCTCGTTGGAACAGGCTTAA
- a CDS encoding LysR family transcriptional regulator yields MDLFQAMTVYVKVVETGSLTAAAQACEMSTTMVGNHLRALEQRLGVRLINRTTRRQRLTEFGSAYYQRCLEVLGLVADSERLAEQTQGEPTGTLRITAPLTFGSERLAPALAEFSQRHPQVKLDVVLTNQRLDLLDHGFDVAIRLGHPDPKLIARPLMDYTLTICASPAYLARHGTPEKPVDLQQHDCLSFAYLAGDDWRFAQDLWPINGPDGEIKIPVNGPMLINSSSGLHRAALAGMGVVMLPDALVEQDLKDGQLVALLQDYQLPHRPMSLMYAQDRYRLPKLRSFVEFALQRWGKPQTQAQ; encoded by the coding sequence ATGGACCTGTTCCAGGCAATGACCGTTTACGTGAAGGTGGTGGAAACCGGCAGCCTGACGGCGGCCGCCCAGGCGTGCGAAATGTCCACGACCATGGTGGGCAATCATCTTCGCGCCCTGGAGCAACGCCTCGGCGTGCGCCTGATCAACCGTACGACCCGGCGCCAGCGCCTGACGGAGTTCGGCTCGGCCTACTACCAGCGCTGCCTGGAAGTCCTGGGGCTGGTGGCCGACTCCGAACGCCTGGCCGAACAGACCCAGGGCGAGCCCACCGGCACCTTGCGCATCACCGCGCCGCTGACCTTCGGCTCCGAACGCCTCGCGCCGGCGCTGGCCGAGTTCAGCCAGCGCCATCCCCAGGTCAAGCTCGACGTGGTGCTGACCAACCAACGCCTGGACCTGCTCGACCACGGCTTCGACGTTGCCATCCGCCTCGGCCATCCCGACCCGAAACTGATTGCCCGTCCGTTGATGGACTACACCCTGACCATCTGCGCCTCCCCTGCCTACCTGGCTCGGCACGGCACACCGGAAAAACCCGTCGACCTGCAACAGCACGATTGCCTGTCGTTCGCCTATTTGGCAGGAGACGACTGGCGCTTCGCCCAGGATCTCTGGCCGATCAACGGCCCGGACGGCGAAATCAAGATCCCGGTGAACGGACCGATGTTGATCAACAGTTCCTCGGGCCTGCACCGCGCCGCCCTGGCCGGCATGGGCGTGGTGATGCTGCCCGATGCACTGGTGGAACAGGACCTAAAGGACGGCCAACTGGTAGCACTGCTGCAGGACTATCAATTGCCTCATCGTCCGATGAGCCTGATGTACGCCCAGGATCGCTACCGTTTGCCGAAGTTGCGCAGTTTCGTCGAGTTTGCACTGCAGAGATGGGGCAAACCCCAAACCCAAGCCCAATGA
- a CDS encoding aspartate aminotransferase family protein, which produces MTAACLMSTYQPLALNFTHGLGTRLWDQDGREYLDAVAGVAVTNVGHSHPKLVAAISEQAGLLLHTSNLYSIDWQQRLAQKLTQLSGLERVFFNNSGAEANETALKLARLYGWHKGIEQPLVVVMENAFHGRTLGTLSASDGPAVRLGFNRLPGDFIKVPFGNLAALEDIQQAHGERIVAVLVEPIQGESGVQLAPPGYLKALRELCSRRAWLLMLDEIQTGIGRTGQWFAFQHEGIVPDVMTLAKGLGNGVPIGACLARGKAAELFTPGSHGSTFGGNPLACRVGCTVLEIIQEQGLVDNARQQGEQLLKRLRAELADNPNVLAIRGQGLMIGIELKQPVRDLTLCAARDHALLINVTRGNTIRLLPPLTIDGREVEMIVRGVSRSLAQG; this is translated from the coding sequence ATGACTGCTGCCTGCCTGATGTCCACTTACCAACCCCTGGCGCTGAATTTCACCCATGGCTTGGGGACGCGCCTGTGGGACCAGGACGGCCGCGAATACCTCGATGCGGTGGCGGGCGTGGCGGTGACCAATGTCGGCCACTCCCACCCCAAGCTGGTGGCAGCGATCAGTGAACAGGCCGGCCTGTTGCTGCACACTTCCAACCTGTACAGCATCGACTGGCAGCAACGGCTGGCGCAGAAACTCACGCAGCTCTCAGGACTGGAGCGAGTGTTTTTCAACAACTCTGGTGCCGAAGCCAACGAAACCGCGCTGAAACTGGCGCGTCTTTATGGCTGGCACAAGGGTATCGAACAGCCTTTGGTGGTGGTCATGGAGAATGCGTTTCATGGGCGCACCTTGGGCACGTTGTCTGCCAGTGATGGCCCGGCGGTACGCTTGGGTTTCAATCGGTTGCCGGGGGATTTCATCAAGGTGCCGTTCGGTAATCTCGCGGCATTGGAAGATATCCAGCAGGCCCATGGTGAACGCATCGTCGCAGTGCTGGTGGAACCGATCCAGGGCGAAAGCGGTGTGCAACTCGCACCACCGGGCTATCTCAAGGCCTTGCGTGAACTGTGCAGCCGGCGCGCCTGGCTGCTGATGCTCGACGAGATCCAGACCGGTATCGGCCGCACCGGCCAATGGTTCGCGTTCCAGCACGAAGGCATCGTGCCGGACGTCATGACCCTCGCCAAAGGCCTGGGCAACGGTGTGCCCATCGGTGCCTGCCTGGCCCGGGGCAAGGCCGCCGAGCTGTTTACGCCCGGCAGTCATGGCAGCACCTTCGGCGGTAATCCGCTGGCCTGTCGCGTCGGTTGCACGGTGCTGGAGATCATCCAGGAGCAAGGCCTGGTGGACAACGCCAGGCAGCAGGGCGAACAGTTGCTCAAGCGGTTGCGGGCCGAACTGGCGGACAACCCGAACGTGCTGGCGATTCGCGGCCAGGGGTTGATGATCGGCATCGAGCTCAAACAACCGGTCCGCGACCTGACCCTTTGCGCCGCCCGGGACCACGCCTTGCTGATCAACGTCACCCGGGGCAATACCATCCGCCTGCTGCCACCACTGACGATTGATGGGCGGGAAGTGGAGATGATCGTCAGGGGCGTGAGCCGGAGTCTGGCGCAGGGATGA
- a CDS encoding sensor domain-containing diguanylate cyclase: MGDASNIDMLRFDLSDLDEDVLHTILELVSDGIWDWNANTGFVYRNPGWYTMLGYLPHSLSNTVLTWESVIHPDDYPRVMALFDDYLEHRSPAYQAEYRCRTRDGSYVWIEDRGYVIARNPDGTVARMIGAHRSIDDKKRLFEQLEQRNKSLEAIIEERTRELSRVNRQLQIQLDENRRLAETDALTLVANRYRLEQALPLACERSQRFREPLSLIAMDVDDFKDINDRYGHAFGDAALVQVVQSVKCCERDGDLLVRWGGDEFIMVLPNTDLADACLMAETIRRGLSDLLPVGDFQITMSFGVVQRFDDEQQAALLDRADQALYRSKTAGKNVICQ, from the coding sequence ATGGGCGACGCCTCAAACATCGATATGCTGCGGTTCGACCTGTCCGATCTGGACGAAGACGTACTACACACCATTCTGGAACTGGTCAGCGACGGCATCTGGGACTGGAATGCCAACACCGGGTTCGTCTACCGCAACCCCGGCTGGTACACGATGCTTGGCTACTTGCCCCATTCATTGAGCAACACCGTGCTGACTTGGGAAAGCGTGATCCACCCCGATGATTACCCACGGGTCATGGCCTTGTTCGATGACTACCTGGAACACCGATCCCCCGCCTACCAGGCCGAATACCGCTGCCGCACGCGCGACGGTTCCTATGTCTGGATCGAAGATCGCGGTTACGTGATCGCCCGCAATCCTGACGGCACGGTGGCCCGCATGATCGGGGCCCATCGCAGCATTGATGACAAGAAGCGCCTGTTCGAACAACTGGAACAGCGCAACAAGTCCCTGGAAGCCATCATCGAAGAACGCACCCGTGAACTGTCCCGGGTCAACCGACAACTCCAGATTCAGCTTGACGAAAACCGTCGGCTCGCCGAAACCGATGCGCTGACGCTGGTCGCCAATCGCTATCGACTGGAACAGGCCCTGCCACTGGCCTGCGAACGCTCCCAGCGCTTTCGCGAGCCGTTGTCGTTGATCGCCATGGACGTCGACGACTTCAAGGACATCAACGATCGTTACGGCCATGCTTTCGGCGACGCGGCGCTGGTGCAAGTGGTGCAGTCGGTCAAATGCTGTGAACGCGACGGCGATTTACTGGTGCGCTGGGGCGGCGATGAATTCATCATGGTCTTGCCCAACACCGACCTGGCCGACGCCTGCCTGATGGCCGAAACCATTCGCCGTGGATTGTCTGACTTGCTGCCGGTGGGCGACTTTCAGATCACCATGAGTTTTGGCGTGGTGCAACGCTTCGACGATGAACAGCAGGCGGCGCTGTTGGACCGTGCCGACCAGGCGCTGTATCGCTCCAAGACAGCAGGCAAGAATGTGATCTGCCAATGA
- a CDS encoding helix-turn-helix domain-containing protein: MKKRDLFAEMMQGVEEMAAHREGKITLRQTSIEDKPAPEVSAQEIVALRDKLHMSQAVFAKSIRTSPGTLRNWEQEKSKPNAQAALLIKLVEKFPDMVERLGAV; encoded by the coding sequence ATGAAAAAGCGCGATCTGTTTGCCGAGATGATGCAAGGCGTCGAGGAGATGGCCGCTCACCGCGAGGGCAAGATTACCCTTCGCCAGACATCGATCGAAGACAAACCGGCTCCCGAGGTATCGGCCCAGGAAATCGTGGCTTTGCGCGACAAGCTCCACATGTCTCAAGCCGTTTTCGCCAAGAGCATCAGGACCAGTCCAGGTACCCTGAGAAATTGGGAACAGGAAAAATCCAAGCCTAACGCCCAGGCGGCTTTGTTGATCAAACTGGTCGAGAAGTTTCCAGACATGGTTGAACGGCTTGGCGCTGTTTGA
- a CDS encoding winged helix-turn-helix transcriptional regulator, whose translation MTEKASPVSHECPVARAVEVIGDRWSLLIIRDAFDDVRRFSEFQKNLGLAKNILASRLKALVEVGVLETRPASDGSAYKEYALTQKGREVFPIVVSLRQWGERHLFSAGEAHSVLLDNERDEPVAMLEVRSVTGKKLEPGDCHRRTVFKP comes from the coding sequence ATGACTGAAAAAGCATCCCCGGTCAGTCACGAGTGCCCCGTGGCCCGGGCCGTCGAGGTGATCGGCGATCGCTGGTCGCTGTTGATCATTCGAGACGCGTTCGACGATGTGCGGCGGTTCAGCGAATTCCAGAAGAACCTCGGGTTGGCGAAGAACATCCTGGCTTCGCGCCTCAAGGCCCTGGTGGAGGTCGGTGTGCTCGAGACAAGACCTGCCTCCGATGGCAGCGCCTACAAGGAATACGCCTTGACGCAGAAGGGGCGCGAGGTATTCCCGATCGTGGTTTCCCTGCGTCAGTGGGGCGAGCGACACCTGTTCAGCGCGGGCGAAGCTCACTCGGTACTGCTGGACAATGAGCGTGATGAGCCGGTGGCGATGCTTGAGGTTCGTTCGGTAACGGGGAAAAAACTGGAGCCGGGGGACTGCCATCGTCGTACAGTGTTCAAACCCTGA
- the cyoA gene encoding ubiquinol oxidase subunit II: MSKNRYPRLLGLLPLLGTLLLGGCNMTLLDPKGQVGLDERNLIITATLLMLLVVVPVIVMTFLFAWKYRATNANATYTPKWSHSTKIEVAVWTIPVLIIIALGYITYKSTHALDPYRPLDSDVKPITIEVVSMDWKWLFIYPEQGIATVNKIVFPAHTPINFKVTSDTVMNSFFIPGLGGQIYAMAGMQTKLHLIANQNAELDGISANYSGAGFTGMKFKAIATTQEDFDAWVNDVKKAPKQLEKAEYEALSKPSQNNPVELYSSVTPNLFQTIIDKYEGMNPGKPMHHEKKEKEVAHNMEGMDMSSHSAAGAEE; encoded by the coding sequence ATGAGTAAAAACAGGTACCCCCGATTACTAGGCTTGTTGCCGCTGCTCGGCACGTTGCTGCTGGGAGGCTGCAACATGACCCTGCTCGATCCCAAGGGCCAGGTCGGCCTGGATGAACGAAACCTGATCATCACCGCCACGCTGCTGATGTTGCTGGTCGTTGTGCCGGTTATCGTCATGACCTTCCTGTTCGCCTGGAAGTACCGCGCGACCAACGCCAATGCCACGTACACGCCGAAGTGGTCGCACTCGACCAAGATCGAAGTCGCGGTGTGGACGATTCCGGTGCTGATCATCATTGCCCTGGGTTACATCACCTACAAGTCGACCCACGCCCTGGACCCGTATCGTCCGCTGGATTCCGACGTCAAGCCGATCACCATTGAAGTGGTTTCGATGGACTGGAAGTGGCTGTTCATCTATCCGGAACAAGGCATCGCCACCGTCAACAAGATCGTGTTCCCGGCCCACACGCCGATCAACTTCAAGGTCACCTCCGACACCGTGATGAACTCGTTCTTCATCCCGGGCCTGGGCGGCCAGATCTACGCGATGGCGGGCATGCAGACCAAGCTGCACCTGATCGCCAACCAGAACGCCGAACTCGACGGTATCTCCGCCAACTACAGTGGCGCGGGCTTTACCGGCATGAAGTTCAAAGCAATCGCCACGACCCAGGAAGATTTCGACGCCTGGGTCAACGATGTCAAGAAGGCACCTAAACAGCTTGAAAAAGCTGAATACGAAGCCCTTTCCAAACCGAGCCAGAACAACCCAGTCGAACTCTACTCGTCGGTCACGCCGAACCTGTTCCAGACCATCATCGACAAATATGAAGGGATGAATCCGGGCAAGCCGATGCACCACGAGAAGAAAGAGAAGGAAGTGGCCCACAACATGGAAGGGATGGACATGAGTTCGCATTCAGCTGCCGGGGCAGAGGAGTAA